One segment of Candidatus Falkowbacteria bacterium DNA contains the following:
- the frr gene encoding ribosome recycling factor: protein MSIFLDNSKAKFKQAIEFFDREAATLRTGRANPNMLDNIHVEAYGSTMPLNGVGNISVSDGRSIVITPWDKTVLKDIEKALVAADLGVGVVNEGDKVRLSIPALTEENRRELVKKLNSKMEEARIVIRQLRDEVKQEIEAGLEAKEVSEDDKFRFVKELDEAVVAYNEELKTARDHKEKEIMTV, encoded by the coding sequence ATGAGTATTTTTCTTGATAATTCTAAGGCAAAATTTAAGCAAGCGATTGAATTCTTTGATCGTGAAGCTGCGACTTTGCGTACTGGCCGAGCTAATCCAAACATGTTAGATAATATTCATGTTGAAGCTTATGGTTCTACTATGCCTTTAAACGGCGTCGGTAATATTTCTGTTAGTGATGGACGTAGTATTGTTATTACACCTTGGGATAAAACAGTTTTGAAAGATATTGAAAAGGCTTTAGTCGCCGCCGATTTGGGTGTTGGAGTTGTTAATGAAGGTGACAAAGTTCGCCTAAGTATTCCTGCTTTAACCGAAGAAAATCGTCGTGAGCTAGTAAAGAAATTAAATTCTAAAATGGAAGAAGCGCGAATTGTTATTCGACAATTGCGCGATGAAGTAAAACAAGAAATTGAAGCCGGCTTAGAGGCTAAAGAAGTTTCTGAAGATGATAAGTTTCGTTTTGTTAAAGAATTAGACGAAGCTGTTGTGGCTTATAATGAAGAATTAAAGACCGCTCGAGATCACAAAGAGAAAGAAATAATGACAGTTTAG
- a CDS encoding ferric reductase-like transmembrane domain-containing protein: MKNFSKSLILFLSSIIFLAVLVFVLLSLMPADQMISLPWYITRASALTSFVLMFFVVFLGTGMTTSFIYGLINPVRAWVIHKYLSLAMTLMIFLHAGSLLFDKFIKLSLADVLIPFSSSYRPLYLSLGILGFYILLGIILTSIFLRLRMPRFWRSTHYWVYPLFGLGIIHGLFMGTDSSAAIMQFVYWTTGIIFVMLLAYRFLYYRSKIKFN; this comes from the coding sequence ATGAAAAATTTTTCCAAGTCACTAATATTGTTTTTGTCATCGATTATTTTTTTAGCGGTGTTAGTTTTTGTTTTGCTTAGTTTGATGCCAGCTGATCAAATGATAAGTTTACCCTGGTACATTACTAGAGCTTCGGCTTTGACGTCTTTTGTTTTAATGTTTTTTGTTGTTTTTTTAGGTACTGGTATGACGACCAGTTTTATTTATGGTCTAATTAATCCGGTTAGAGCTTGGGTAATTCATAAATATTTGAGTCTAGCTATGACATTGATGATTTTTTTGCATGCTGGTTCTTTATTGTTTGATAAATTTATTAAACTTAGTTTGGCTGATGTGCTAATCCCTTTCTCTTCTAGCTATCGACCACTTTATTTAAGTTTAGGTATTTTAGGTTTCTATATTTTATTGGGAATTATTTTGACTTCTATCTTCCTCAGGTTACGAATGCCGCGTTTCTGGCGTTCAACTCATTACTGGGTTTATCCTTTGTTCGGACTTGGTATAATTCATGGTTTATTTATGGGAACCGATAGTTCAGCTGCAATTATGCAGTTTGTTTATTGGACCACGGGAATAATTTTTGTAATGTTATTAGCTTACCGCTTTTTGTATTATCGTTCGAAAATAAAATTTAATTAA
- a CDS encoding glycerol-3-phosphate acyltransferase, producing MNLVLLIVISYLVGSIPTGWIFTKLSTGRLRDKDKAKNYGPLKNFFIKFKNGHDIRHHGSKNPGATNVWRVLGRFAGSTVGVIDIAKAFVLVLVIAPAFSSGINSSICQISSGIVCILGNTFPVWFRNFKGGKAVAAATGVFAGLMPLPLIFAFLVWLIMLWWKGIVSLASISASLALLAGYLIYLAIYGMPVFGAEDWPKTIFAMLLVVFIFITHRSNIKRLLNGEENSFKVK from the coding sequence TTGAATTTAGTTCTTTTAATAGTAATAAGCTATTTAGTCGGCTCCATTCCAACTGGTTGGATTTTTACTAAGCTTAGTACTGGAAGGTTACGCGACAAAGATAAGGCAAAAAATTACGGGCCACTTAAGAATTTTTTTATTAAATTCAAGAATGGTCATGACATCAGGCATCATGGATCAAAGAATCCTGGCGCAACCAATGTTTGGCGTGTGCTAGGCAGATTTGCTGGTTCAACTGTTGGAGTAATTGATATTGCTAAAGCTTTTGTTTTAGTTCTAGTAATAGCCCCGGCCTTTAGTAGTGGTATTAACTCAAGTATTTGTCAGATTAGCTCAGGTATTGTTTGTATCTTAGGTAATACTTTTCCTGTCTGGTTTAGAAATTTTAAAGGCGGGAAAGCTGTGGCCGCTGCTACAGGCGTCTTTGCTGGTTTAATGCCGCTGCCGTTAATTTTTGCATTTTTAGTTTGGCTAATTATGTTGTGGTGGAAGGGGATAGTTTCCTTGGCCTCAATTTCAGCTTCATTAGCTCTTTTAGCGGGTTATCTAATCTATTTAGCAATCTATGGCATGCCGGTGTTTGGCGCTGAAGATTGGCCTAAAACTATTTTTGCGATGTTGCTGGTCGTGTTTATCTTTATCACTCACCGCAGTAATATTAAGCGCTTACTGAATGGTGAGGAAAATAGCTTTAAAGTTAAATAA
- a CDS encoding AI-2E family transporter: MLNKNVNNSATKIVGLLLLAAIGLFLVWKLSMIIILVITAMVLAATLKPLVNWFTKHFSLKISAALVMVMLVIPVIFTLVVMVPTFIGQVDNIANAITGVIRSYPLLPKIYHNIDITYYTQQIGQYAIDSTAAFTSFIVQLIILMFLTYYLLIDSDKIYNLFSLFIPKERRKKTDQAFEELATISGQYIRSNIFISCICATLIFIGLSLLHVPGAAALAVFAGLADLLPLVGATLGATPAVILAFSVSPLAGVLTIILFVIYQQVENDIIIPRVYHKSLKLIPFLSMVSVIIGGSLFGVPGAFLALPIAASLPTIIHYFQDSKKA; the protein is encoded by the coding sequence ATGCTTAATAAAAACGTTAATAATTCCGCGACCAAGATAGTCGGCTTACTTCTATTAGCCGCCATTGGTCTGTTTTTAGTTTGGAAATTATCAATGATTATTATTTTAGTTATAACCGCCATGGTTTTGGCGGCAACCTTAAAACCTTTAGTTAATTGGTTTACTAAACATTTTTCTTTAAAAATTTCAGCCGCCTTAGTTATGGTTATGTTGGTTATACCAGTTATTTTTACTCTTGTTGTTATGGTACCAACTTTTATTGGTCAAGTTGATAATATCGCCAATGCTATTACGGGCGTAATTCGTAGCTATCCACTTTTGCCAAAAATTTATCATAACATTGATATTACTTATTACACGCAACAGATTGGTCAATACGCAATTGATTCCACGGCCGCTTTTACAAGTTTTATTGTTCAATTAATCATTCTAATGTTCCTAACTTATTATCTTTTAATTGATTCGGATAAAATTTATAATTTGTTTTCTTTGTTTATACCAAAAGAAAGACGCAAAAAAACTGATCAGGCATTTGAAGAACTGGCTACTATTAGTGGTCAATATATTCGTAGTAATATCTTTATTTCTTGTATTTGCGCGACACTTATTTTTATTGGCTTATCTTTATTGCATGTGCCTGGCGCTGCTGCGCTTGCCGTTTTCGCCGGTTTAGCTGATTTATTACCCTTAGTCGGCGCTACCTTAGGCGCTACACCAGCGGTTATTTTAGCTTTTTCAGTTTCGCCTTTAGCTGGAGTTTTAACTATTATTTTGTTTGTAATCTATCAACAGGTTGAAAATGATATAATTATTCCTCGTGTTTATCATAAATCATTAAAATTAATTCCATTTTTAAGTATGGTGTCAGTTATAATTGGTGGTAGTTTATTTGGTGTACCGGGTGCCTTCTTGGCTTTGCCGATAGCTGCAAGTCTTCCAACTATTATTCATTATTTCCAAGATTCTAAAAAAGCCTAG
- a CDS encoding FAD:protein FMN transferase, which translates to MSITWRKFNALGTEIILSAALSSDQAVLLDTAEEKIKIFENSFSRFIKGNELDNFNRSTDKEIEVSEDMFVMLVEAKKWYDFSQGIFDPTIIDNLEKLGYDRSFTELTNNDSKIDLEKIKQDFLQRPKLDQLIISGNKVSKPAALRLDFGGFGKGYIVDLIAKDIFSNVANYWISAGGDLLAAGNQDNQVGWRIGVQNPYEPNKEIFSLNTKGIKLGVATSGVWQRQGIKDNKSWNHIIDPRSGISVENDILAVTALADSATKADILAKIVLILGETAGLEFISKQANTAALIFLKNGAIVFSSEAKKYL; encoded by the coding sequence ATGAGTATAACTTGGAGAAAATTTAATGCGCTTGGAACCGAAATAATATTAAGTGCAGCTTTATCTAGTGATCAAGCTGTGCTTTTAGATACGGCCGAAGAAAAAATTAAAATCTTTGAAAATAGTTTTAGTCGTTTTATTAAAGGTAATGAACTAGATAATTTTAATCGATCAACTGATAAAGAAATTGAAGTTAGTGAGGATATGTTTGTTATGTTAGTTGAGGCTAAGAAATGGTACGACTTTAGTCAGGGTATTTTTGATCCAACAATTATTGATAATTTAGAAAAACTTGGCTATGATCGCAGTTTTACTGAGTTAACTAATAATGATTCAAAGATCGATTTAGAAAAAATTAAGCAAGATTTTTTACAAAGACCAAAGCTAGATCAATTAATTATTTCTGGCAATAAAGTCAGTAAACCAGCTGCTTTGAGGCTTGATTTTGGTGGTTTTGGCAAAGGTTATATTGTTGATTTGATTGCCAAAGATATATTTTCGAATGTAGCCAATTATTGGATTTCAGCTGGTGGTGATCTATTAGCGGCCGGTAATCAAGATAATCAAGTTGGCTGGAGAATTGGTGTGCAAAATCCTTATGAACCGAATAAAGAAATTTTTAGTTTAAACACCAAAGGCATAAAATTAGGCGTGGCAACTTCAGGTGTTTGGCAAAGACAGGGGATTAAAGACAATAAATCATGGAATCATATAATTGATCCGCGCAGCGGAATATCGGTTGAGAATGATATTTTAGCAGTAACAGCGCTGGCTGATAGTGCAACTAAGGCTGATATCTTAGCTAAGATAGTTTTGATATTAGGTGAAACAGCTGGTTTGGAATTTATTAGCAAACAAGCGAATACTGCGGCTTTGATTTTCCTTAAGAACGGTGCTATAGTTTTTTCTAGCGAGGCCAAAAAGTATTTATAA
- a CDS encoding GreA/GreB family elongation factor — protein MQVPRRRGDYRKPKEDPYLTEDKINELKEKLERLKKVTRFKLMKEVSTHAENGDFSENASYQIAKGKLRGVNQAIIEIEEHLKQAILIKPNMQNSCVKLGSKVTVEMEGKVKTWLILGSSEVNLAQNIISHNSPIGDALMDKKVGDTVKIPLKNKLLICKILKIE, from the coding sequence ATGCAAGTACCAAGAAGAAGAGGCGACTATAGAAAGCCTAAAGAAGATCCATATCTTACAGAAGATAAGATCAATGAACTTAAAGAAAAATTAGAGCGACTTAAAAAAGTTACTCGTTTTAAGCTAATGAAAGAAGTCTCAACTCATGCCGAGAATGGAGATTTTTCTGAAAACGCATCTTATCAAATTGCCAAAGGTAAATTGCGCGGCGTTAATCAAGCGATCATAGAAATTGAAGAGCATCTTAAACAAGCCATCTTAATAAAACCAAATATGCAAAACTCTTGCGTGAAACTAGGTTCAAAAGTCACAGTTGAAATGGAAGGTAAAGTTAAGACTTGGTTAATTTTAGGATCTTCGGAAGTTAATTTAGCGCAAAATATTATTTCTCATAACTCACCAATTGGCGACGCTTTAATGGACAAAAAAGTAGGCGACACTGTTAAAATTCCATTAAAGAATAAGCTTTTGATTTGTAAGATTCTTAAGATAGAATAG
- a CDS encoding potassium channel family protein — protein MLKTSIKIRDYFHKLSRGFRNHEFQVLLSLTIFILSLGTFVYHRVENWRWLDSLYFSVTTLTTVGLGDFAPKTDFGKTFTIFYIFVGIGVILSFINAVGHANQAMHPRNNVKNSKA, from the coding sequence ATGTTAAAGACGAGTATTAAAATCAGAGATTATTTTCATAAATTATCACGCGGTTTTCGTAATCATGAGTTTCAAGTTTTATTGTCTTTAACAATTTTCATTCTTAGCTTGGGCACATTTGTTTATCATCGAGTTGAGAACTGGCGCTGGCTTGATTCACTTTATTTTAGCGTCACAACTTTAACCACTGTGGGCTTAGGTGATTTCGCGCCGAAAACTGATTTTGGGAAAACTTTTACTATTTTTTATATATTTGTTGGTATCGGTGTTATCTTATCTTTCATTAATGCAGTTGGTCATGCCAATCAAGCTATGCATCCTAGAAATAATGTTAAAAACTCTAAAGCGTAA
- a CDS encoding FAD-binding oxidoreductase has protein sequence MSNYKYLIKNISKHNSEVVALELADIKGQPVFNYKPGQYVMIAYFNDNGKLEQRHAFSIASSPAQNNSLILGIKLGGNFTKGLLNLKVGDPVSVAGPYGKFVFNPKKHKDLVMLAGGIGITPFLSAISYASDNNLDNKLSLLYSVRNLENASFLNKIKQLETKNPNLRTLLSVTEEKISDNTPGIINSRINGQVIQDFVGDLSNKTFFLCGPAAFMDAIKNDLLSLGVYKSQIEMEAFSMLDDKKLWPEFKNLSYATGFSAVAVALIFYSIVNASALSKTIKSASDKLNPTGIVNSTNPNVNSQNQTVPSPVTSVSGVPISNPSTNSSPTINNGGTNNPTPSSDNWSTTPQPTTSSSIPVQTQRQTTTQTTPSSRTTATTNNRTVAPAPTTASSVPINQGVINNGGYRGDDSGEIDD, from the coding sequence ATGAGTAATTACAAATATCTAATTAAAAACATAAGTAAGCACAACTCCGAGGTTGTAGCTTTAGAGCTGGCCGATATTAAGGGCCAGCCGGTTTTTAATTATAAACCAGGGCAATATGTTATGATTGCCTATTTTAATGATAATGGAAAACTAGAACAACGCCACGCTTTTTCTATTGCTAGCTCACCGGCGCAGAATAATTCTCTTATCTTAGGTATAAAACTTGGTGGTAATTTTACTAAAGGTTTATTGAATCTTAAGGTTGGCGATCCAGTCTCAGTGGCTGGGCCTTATGGAAAATTTGTTTTTAATCCTAAAAAACATAAAGATTTAGTTATGTTAGCTGGCGGTATTGGTATTACACCTTTTTTAAGCGCCATTAGCTATGCAAGTGATAATAATTTGGATAATAAACTCTCATTACTTTACAGCGTAAGAAATCTTGAGAATGCAAGTTTTTTAAATAAAATAAAACAGCTAGAAACGAAAAATCCAAATCTTAGAACTTTGTTGTCCGTAACTGAAGAAAAAATTTCTGATAATACTCCAGGGATAATTAATTCAAGAATTAATGGGCAGGTCATCCAAGACTTTGTTGGTGACCTTTCTAATAAAACTTTTTTTCTCTGTGGACCGGCTGCTTTTATGGATGCGATAAAAAATGATTTGCTTTCACTTGGTGTTTATAAATCACAAATTGAAATGGAGGCATTTTCAATGTTGGATGATAAGAAGTTATGGCCAGAATTTAAAAATTTATCATATGCGACTGGTTTTTCAGCTGTGGCCGTGGCTTTAATTTTTTATTCAATAGTTAATGCGAGTGCTTTATCAAAAACAATAAAATCAGCCAGCGATAAACTTAATCCAACTGGAATTGTTAATTCAACAAATCCGAATGTTAATTCACAAAATCAAACCGTACCAAGTCCGGTAACTAGCGTTTCTGGCGTACCAATATCAAATCCGTCGACTAATAGTAGCCCTACTATTAACAACGGCGGAACAAATAATCCGACGCCAAGTAGTGATAATTGGTCAACGACGCCGCAGCCAACAACCTCAAGTTCAATTCCAGTTCAAACTCAAAGACAAACCACTACTCAGACTACTCCAAGTTCTAGAACAACAGCCACTACAAATAATAGAACCGTAGCACCAGCTCCAACAACCGCTTCGTCAGTTCCGATTAATCAAGGTGTTATTAATAACGGTGGTTATAGAGGCGATGATTCGGGTGAAATTGATGATTAA
- a CDS encoding GtrA family protein: MNKFLLFVKYAIGGAIATLIELVILYILTDQLGIWYVYSSLVAYAFGFISSFFIRKIWAFEDYDFKKVGRQFLIYASVLGISMLLFNTAALIFMVERLHIPYLLAQFFSGLVVGFLGFFINEKVTFKQK; this comes from the coding sequence ATGAATAAGTTTTTATTGTTTGTAAAATATGCTATTGGCGGAGCCATTGCCACTCTAATTGAGCTGGTAATTTTATATATTTTAACTGACCAACTTGGAATCTGGTATGTTTATTCATCTTTAGTGGCCTATGCCTTTGGTTTTATTTCCAGCTTTTTTATTCGAAAGATTTGGGCTTTCGAAGACTATGATTTTAAAAAAGTCGGACGCCAATTTTTAATATATGCCTCTGTCCTCGGTATTAGCATGCTACTGTTTAATACCGCAGCTTTAATATTTATGGTGGAGAGACTTCATATACCTTATTTACTGGCCCAATTTTTCTCAGGCTTAGTAGTTGGTTTCCTTGGTTTTTTTATAAACGAAAAAGTTACATTTAAGCAAAAATAG
- the raiA gene encoding ribosome-associated translation inhibitor RaiA, with the protein MKVNIRANNLKLTPAIHDYIDEKMAAVEKFLGNIQVINCDFEVELTTKHHHKGDIFRAEVNLEVAKDLLRVEKLEADLYKAIDKVKDHLIDVITKHKEKMISTRRSV; encoded by the coding sequence ATGAAAGTAAATATCCGCGCCAACAACCTTAAACTTACACCTGCGATTCATGATTACATTGACGAGAAAATGGCAGCTGTAGAAAAATTTCTTGGTAATATTCAAGTTATAAATTGTGACTTTGAAGTTGAACTAACGACTAAGCATCACCATAAGGGAGATATTTTTCGCGCCGAAGTTAACTTGGAAGTTGCTAAAGATTTATTACGCGTTGAGAAGTTAGAAGCTGATTTGTATAAAGCGATTGATAAAGTTAAAGACCATTTGATTGATGTTATTACTAAACATAAGGAAAAAATGATCTCTACGCGTCGAAGTGTTTAG
- the rseP gene encoding RIP metalloprotease RseP, giving the protein MILTIIIFLVLLSILVLAHEWGHFFTARRFGVGAEEFGLGFPPRLFGWYRNMEGKGVFFWGNKEVTDAKNTVYSFNLIPIGGFVKIKGENGEDKTDSSSFGNKAIWKRAVILSAGVFMNIVLAAVIITICLSFGLPQALDEGALPKGAIIRDRQIQIMQVVAKSPAEQASLRAGDAIVSINSQTFSSYSEVQAFVADKAGKPLDYVIQRGNEKINKTITPQILSETKKAGIGISIAETGVVRYPWYIAIIEGVKLTGLLLWAIIVGLASLIAQLFSGKSVAAQVTGPIGIATLTGQMAQLGFAYLAQFAALLSLNLAVINFVPFPALDGGRVLFLIIEKIKGSPVKQKTEAIIHNLGFFLLIALIILVTYKDIIKLF; this is encoded by the coding sequence ATGATATTAACAATAATTATTTTCCTAGTCTTATTAAGTATTCTAGTCTTAGCTCACGAATGGGGGCATTTTTTTACTGCCCGTCGTTTTGGCGTTGGTGCTGAAGAATTTGGACTAGGTTTTCCGCCACGCTTGTTTGGCTGGTATAGAAATATGGAAGGCAAAGGTGTTTTCTTTTGGGGTAATAAAGAAGTAACTGATGCGAAAAATACAGTTTATTCTTTTAACTTAATTCCGATTGGTGGTTTTGTAAAAATTAAAGGCGAAAACGGTGAAGATAAAACTGATTCAAGTAGCTTTGGTAATAAAGCAATCTGGAAGCGAGCTGTGATTTTATCAGCTGGTGTATTTATGAACATTGTTTTAGCAGCTGTTATTATTACTATCTGCCTCAGTTTTGGTTTGCCTCAAGCGCTTGATGAAGGAGCTTTACCTAAAGGAGCAATTATTCGTGATCGTCAAATTCAGATTATGCAAGTTGTGGCAAAATCACCGGCCGAGCAAGCTAGCTTAAGGGCGGGGGACGCAATTGTCTCAATTAATAGTCAGACATTTTCTAGCTACAGTGAAGTTCAGGCTTTTGTTGCTGATAAAGCTGGTAAGCCATTAGATTATGTTATTCAGCGTGGCAATGAAAAAATTAATAAAACAATAACCCCACAAATCTTGAGTGAGACTAAAAAGGCTGGTATTGGAATCTCGATTGCTGAAACTGGTGTGGTTCGTTATCCTTGGTATATCGCAATTATTGAAGGTGTAAAATTAACTGGTTTGTTACTTTGGGCAATTATTGTCGGACTTGCTTCTTTGATTGCGCAGTTATTTTCTGGAAAAAGTGTAGCGGCTCAGGTAACCGGTCCAATTGGAATTGCAACTTTAACTGGACAAATGGCACAGCTTGGTTTTGCTTACTTAGCTCAGTTTGCTGCTTTGTTGTCATTGAACCTAGCAGTGATAAACTTTGTTCCTTTTCCAGCATTAGATGGAGGTCGCGTACTATTTCTTATTATTGAAAAAATTAAAGGCTCACCAGTGAAGCAAAAAACTGAAGCAATTATTCATAACCTCGGTTTTTTCCTTTTGATTGCCTTGATTATTTTAGTAACTTACAAAGATATTATTAAATTATTCTAA